Proteins from a single region of Abyssalbus ytuae:
- the coaBC gene encoding bifunctional phosphopantothenoylcysteine decarboxylase/phosphopantothenate--cysteine ligase CoaBC, producing MSVLSGKNVLLGITGGIAAYKTANLVRLFIKSGASVKVVMTESAKEFITPLTLSTLSKNPVLSSFTTTEDENSVWNSHVDQGLWADLMIIAPATANTMSKMANGISDNFLLATYLSAKCPVYIAPAMDLDMYRHTSTQNTLTVLKSFGNIIIPAGFGELASGLIGEGRMAEPEDIVTFIEGDILSKLPLKNKKVLITAGPTYETIDPVRFIGNHSSGKMGFELAEVAASLGAEVFLVTGPTHLEISHSLIKIFRVISAEEMYNEVHQHYKNSDIAILSAAVADYRPKNVAKNKIKKEKASLTIELEPTKDILASLGQIKEHQYLVGFALETNNEENNAKQKLANKNLDAIVLNSLNDEGAGFGKSTNKITFIDKDLNIKAFKLKSKAEVAHDIFNEIIHKINA from the coding sequence TAAAGTCGGGAGCAAGCGTTAAAGTAGTAATGACAGAGAGTGCTAAAGAGTTCATAACCCCTTTAACGCTTTCTACATTATCTAAGAATCCGGTTCTTTCATCTTTTACAACTACCGAAGATGAAAATTCAGTATGGAATAGTCATGTAGACCAGGGGTTATGGGCAGATTTAATGATTATTGCACCTGCGACAGCTAATACCATGTCTAAAATGGCAAATGGAATTAGTGATAATTTTTTACTGGCAACATATCTTTCAGCTAAATGCCCGGTTTATATAGCGCCAGCTATGGATTTAGATATGTACAGGCATACTTCTACACAAAACACATTAACAGTTTTAAAAAGCTTTGGAAATATTATAATTCCTGCCGGGTTTGGCGAGCTGGCCAGTGGCTTGATAGGTGAAGGCAGAATGGCGGAACCAGAAGATATTGTTACATTTATAGAAGGAGATATACTTTCTAAACTTCCTTTAAAAAATAAAAAGGTTTTAATAACTGCCGGACCTACTTATGAAACAATAGACCCTGTTAGGTTTATTGGCAATCATTCTTCGGGGAAAATGGGATTTGAACTAGCAGAAGTAGCTGCTAGCCTGGGGGCAGAAGTTTTTTTGGTAACTGGCCCTACACATTTGGAAATAAGTCACTCATTAATTAAAATTTTCAGGGTGATATCTGCAGAAGAAATGTATAACGAGGTTCACCAACATTATAAAAATAGTGATATTGCAATATTGTCAGCGGCAGTGGCTGATTACCGGCCCAAAAATGTAGCAAAAAATAAAATAAAGAAAGAAAAAGCTTCTTTAACTATTGAATTGGAACCCACCAAGGATATTCTCGCTTCTCTGGGTCAAATAAAAGAGCATCAGTATTTAGTTGGTTTTGCTCTCGAAACAAATAATGAAGAAAACAATGCAAAACAAAAACTGGCAAATAAAAATCTTGATGCTATCGTATTAAATTCACTTAATGATGAAGGGGCCGGTTTTGGCAAATCAACAAATAAAATTACCTTTATAGACAAGGATTTAAATATTAAAGCGTTTAAATTAAAGTCAAAAGCCGAAGTGGCGCATGATATATTTAATGAAATTATTCATAAGATAAATGCTTAA